A section of the Hevea brasiliensis isolate MT/VB/25A 57/8 chromosome 17, ASM3005281v1, whole genome shotgun sequence genome encodes:
- the LOC110633452 gene encoding non-specific lipid-transfer protein D, cotyledon-specific isoform, whose protein sequence is MKSIFFAVLFLLSFLFCLANVNKAAVPCSTVDAKAAACVGFATGKYPKPSSACCSGLQQLAQTAKTVDDKKAICRCLKASSKSMGIKDQFLSKIPGDCNINVGFPISTSTNCETIH, encoded by the exons ATGAAGAGCATCTTCTTTGCCGTCCTCTTCCTCCTCTCCTTCCTCTTCTGCCTCGCCAACGTTAACAAGGCTGCAGTTCCATGCAGCACCGTGGACGCCAAGGCTGCTGCTTGCGTTGGGTTCGCCACAGGCAAGTACCCAAAACCCTCTTCAGCATGCTGCAGTGGGCTGCAACAGCTTGCTCAAACTGCGAAAACAGTTGATGACAAGAAAGCTATTTGCAGGTGCTTGAAGGCTAGCTCCAAATCTATGGGAATTAAAGATCAGTTCTTGAGCAAGATTCCTGGAGATTGCAACATCAATGTTGGGTTCCCAATCTCCACCAGCACCAACTGTGAAAC GATTCACTAG